One Novosphingobium sp. G106 DNA segment encodes these proteins:
- a CDS encoding glycosyltransferase has product MDFQIFHDPSGRRAVRVRTAVWFIGIAAVLAAAILLAEVLFLERRAAPSFSDFPKTEQLKSVATSDAISDSKPGAWLPAHAATPVGTGSAKAERYGFYMPWDEAGQASLAAHVGDLDWVAAGLATVHGPGHTWSFERDDHLRQILDGQGRAKLLLMIQNVDGEGHWEGRNSERLFADPAARRRFIAQIEKTVASESAAGIVLDIEDLPTSAHGGYRAFLGEIHGRFAKRGLLVTIAAPVADSTWDLAAYAAVTDRIFLMAYDEHWPGGEPGPIASQPWFAQTVAAAVKEIGPDKAIVALGNYAYDWGTGRAAPATVPQAWEKAVAAGVRPAFDPATGNSHFAYEENGVRHQVWMLDAIASWNQLQVARQLGAGGVALWRLGSEDPGFWAALAAPQGSAPQIEHLPSQDTVELIGNGEVLRLASAAQPGRREAVPGSDSLIRSASYDALPTANLVQRAGHNRRLVALTFDDGPDTRWTPQILDILKRAKAPATFFVTGVNALGEPALLRRIIDEGSELGNHSTTHADLDRLPEAAIQLELNTTQRLVESYTGRSMRLFRAPYLGDAEPSTQAELRSARVAADMGYLSVGLNVDPLDWTQTDARSIVAKTVAQVESGNAQRSTQIVLLHDSGGDRSATIAALPEIIRELRARGYDFVTVSRLAGLDRDAVMPPLKGTQQVVADGAGTLFAGLSGGGKFLGVLFLIAIALGITRAVVLTVLACRAACRHSAPNPPAHLVPSFVSVLIPAFNEEMVIETSVRRILQSQGPRVEVIVIDDGSADQTSAIVRRAFGIDPRVTLLTIENGGKARALNHGLRIAKGDVVIALDADTQFEPDTIAKLARWFADPAIGAVAGNAKIGNRINLVTRWQAVEYITAQGLERRALSALDAITVVPGAVGAWRRTALDMVGGYPADTLAEDQDLTIAIQRAGWKVACDVDAIAWTEAPETFRALFKQRYRWAFGTLQCLWKHRAALVSGQPRGLARFGMPQAWLFQIGFSLISPIIDLALVASLVDTGLRLLNHGFGAMRGDVLTILGFWSAFTAIDLACGWIAYRLDGREKHFPALRLLLQRFGYRQLLYAVVLKAVFAALGGPRVGWGKLERSGQVMMDDAAPKPEAIEAAEHIARPGIVVIPSLAA; this is encoded by the coding sequence GTGGACTTCCAGATTTTTCACGACCCGAGCGGTCGGCGCGCGGTGCGCGTCCGCACGGCGGTTTGGTTTATCGGCATTGCCGCGGTTCTTGCCGCTGCGATCTTGCTCGCCGAGGTTCTGTTCCTCGAACGCCGAGCTGCGCCGAGCTTTTCCGACTTCCCGAAGACCGAGCAACTGAAGTCGGTCGCGACGTCGGACGCCATCTCGGATTCCAAGCCTGGTGCGTGGCTCCCCGCCCATGCCGCGACGCCGGTGGGGACTGGCTCGGCGAAGGCCGAGCGCTACGGCTTCTACATGCCGTGGGACGAGGCCGGGCAGGCCTCGCTCGCCGCTCATGTCGGCGATCTCGATTGGGTCGCCGCCGGCCTCGCGACGGTGCACGGGCCCGGTCATACTTGGAGCTTCGAGCGCGACGACCATCTTCGCCAGATTCTCGACGGCCAGGGCAGGGCCAAGCTCCTCCTGATGATCCAGAACGTCGACGGCGAGGGGCATTGGGAGGGTCGCAACAGCGAGCGGCTGTTTGCCGATCCGGCGGCGCGGCGGCGGTTCATCGCCCAGATCGAGAAGACCGTCGCCAGCGAAAGTGCGGCGGGCATCGTCCTCGACATCGAAGACCTGCCGACGAGCGCGCACGGCGGTTATCGTGCCTTCCTTGGGGAGATCCACGGGCGTTTCGCCAAGCGCGGCCTGCTCGTGACCATCGCCGCACCGGTCGCCGATAGCACCTGGGACCTCGCCGCCTATGCCGCGGTTACCGATCGCATCTTCCTCATGGCCTACGACGAGCACTGGCCGGGCGGTGAGCCGGGCCCGATCGCCTCGCAGCCGTGGTTCGCGCAGACTGTTGCGGCGGCGGTGAAAGAGATCGGGCCGGACAAGGCAATCGTTGCGCTGGGCAACTATGCCTATGACTGGGGCACCGGCAGGGCCGCGCCCGCCACCGTGCCGCAGGCCTGGGAAAAGGCCGTGGCCGCAGGCGTCCGCCCGGCTTTCGATCCGGCGACCGGCAACAGCCATTTCGCCTACGAGGAGAACGGCGTCCGCCATCAGGTCTGGATGCTCGACGCGATTGCGAGCTGGAATCAGCTCCAGGTCGCCCGTCAGCTCGGCGCGGGCGGCGTCGCGCTCTGGCGCCTCGGTAGCGAGGACCCCGGCTTCTGGGCCGCGCTCGCCGCGCCGCAGGGCAGCGCCCCGCAGATCGAGCACCTGCCTAGTCAGGACACCGTCGAACTGATCGGCAATGGCGAGGTCCTGCGTCTCGCCAGCGCGGCGCAGCCCGGCAGGCGCGAGGCAGTCCCCGGCAGCGACAGCCTGATCCGCAGCGCCAGCTATGATGCGCTGCCCACTGCCAACCTGGTCCAGCGCGCCGGCCACAATCGCCGCCTCGTCGCACTCACTTTCGACGACGGCCCCGATACGCGCTGGACGCCACAGATTCTCGACATCCTCAAGCGCGCGAAAGCGCCGGCGACCTTCTTCGTCACCGGAGTGAATGCCCTGGGCGAACCCGCGCTGCTGCGCCGGATCATCGACGAGGGCTCGGAGCTCGGCAACCATTCGACCACTCACGCCGATCTCGACCGCCTGCCCGAAGCCGCGATTCAGCTCGAGCTCAACACCACACAGCGACTCGTCGAGAGCTATACCGGCCGCTCGATGCGCCTGTTTCGCGCGCCCTATCTGGGCGACGCCGAGCCCAGCACGCAGGCCGAACTGCGCTCGGCGCGCGTCGCCGCGGACATGGGCTATCTCTCGGTCGGCCTGAACGTCGATCCGCTCGACTGGACCCAGACCGACGCGCGCTCGATCGTCGCCAAGACCGTGGCGCAGGTCGAATCGGGCAATGCCCAGCGCTCGACCCAGATCGTGCTGCTGCACGACAGCGGCGGCGACCGCAGCGCCACGATCGCCGCGCTGCCCGAAATCATCCGCGAACTGCGCGCGCGCGGTTACGACTTCGTCACAGTCTCGCGCCTGGCCGGGCTCGACCGCGATGCCGTCATGCCGCCGCTCAAAGGCACGCAGCAGGTCGTCGCCGACGGTGCGGGCACGCTGTTCGCCGGGCTTTCGGGCGGCGGCAAGTTCCTCGGCGTGCTTTTCCTGATCGCCATAGCGCTGGGCATTACCCGCGCCGTCGTCCTCACCGTGCTCGCCTGCCGCGCTGCCTGCCGGCACAGCGCGCCCAATCCGCCCGCGCATCTCGTGCCGAGTTTCGTTTCCGTGCTGATCCCCGCCTTCAACGAGGAAATGGTGATCGAAACCTCGGTGCGCCGCATTCTCCAGAGCCAGGGGCCGCGCGTCGAGGTGATCGTCATCGACGACGGCTCGGCCGACCAGACATCGGCGATTGTCCGCCGCGCTTTCGGCATCGATCCGCGCGTCACGTTGCTGACGATCGAGAACGGCGGCAAGGCACGCGCGCTCAATCACGGCCTCAGGATCGCCAAGGGCGACGTCGTCATCGCGCTCGATGCCGATACCCAGTTCGAGCCCGACACGATCGCCAAGCTCGCGCGCTGGTTCGCCGATCCGGCGATCGGCGCGGTCGCGGGCAACGCCAAGATCGGCAACCGGATCAATCTCGTCACGCGCTGGCAGGCGGTCGAATATATCACCGCACAGGGGCTGGAGCGTCGCGCACTGTCCGCGCTCGACGCGATCACCGTCGTCCCCGGCGCGGTCGGCGCCTGGCGCCGCACTGCGCTGGATATGGTCGGCGGCTATCCGGCCGATACGCTGGCCGAGGATCAGGACCTGACCATCGCGATCCAGCGAGCCGGCTGGAAGGTCGCCTGCGATGTCGATGCGATCGCTTGGACCGAAGCGCCCGAGACCTTTCGCGCGCTGTTCAAGCAGCGCTATCGCTGGGCCTTTGGCACGCTCCAGTGCCTGTGGAAGCACCGTGCCGCGCTGGTCTCGGGCCAGCCTCGCGGCCTCGCGCGCTTCGGCATGCCGCAGGCCTGGCTGTTCCAGATCGGCTTCAGCCTGATCTCGCCGATCATCGATCTCGCGCTCGTCGCCAGCCTGGTCGACACGGGCCTGCGCCTGCTCAACCACGGTTTCGGTGCGATGCGCGGAGACGTGCTGACGATCCTCGGCTTCTGGTCGGCTTTCACCGCGATCGACCTCGCCTGCGGGTGGATCGCCTATCGCCTCGACGGGCGCGAGAAGCACTTCCCCGCGCTGCGCCTGCTGCTCCAGCGCTTCGGCTATCGCCAGTTGCTCTATGCCGTCGTGCTCAAGGCTGTCTTCGCCGCGCTTGGAGGACCGCGGGTGGGCTGGGGCAAGCTCGAACGCAGCGGCCAGGTGATGATGGACGATGCCGCGCCCAAGCCCGAGGCCATCGAAGCGGCCGAGCACATCGCGCGACCGGGGATCGTCGTGATCCCAAGCCTCGCAGCCTGA
- a CDS encoding response regulator, translating to MAVHAFHIGARDLRGGAMKTLNHERILILEEQPAIGQLVVGMLDAMNGRVIGPAERLPEALALLAENEVDAAILDVKIEGQPSSSVADELIRRGIPFAFASANPAEELARHYPGVPLITKPFSSEHLEQVLEGLLASN from the coding sequence TTGGCTGTTCACGCGTTTCATATTGGCGCACGAGACCTGCGCGGAGGCGCCATGAAGACTCTGAACCACGAGCGCATACTCATTCTCGAGGAACAGCCGGCGATCGGCCAGCTTGTCGTCGGCATGCTCGACGCCATGAATGGCCGGGTGATAGGCCCTGCCGAACGCCTGCCCGAGGCGCTCGCTCTGTTGGCTGAAAACGAGGTCGATGCCGCGATCCTCGATGTGAAGATCGAAGGTCAACCGAGCTCATCTGTGGCGGACGAGTTGATCCGGCGAGGGATTCCCTTTGCATTCGCGAGCGCGAACCCTGCGGAAGAACTCGCCCGCCACTATCCGGGCGTCCCGCTCATCACCAAGCCGTTTTCATCGGAGCATCTCGAACAGGTGCTGGAAGGCCTCCTGGCCTCCAACTGA